Part of the Ictalurus punctatus breed USDA103 chromosome 9, Coco_2.0, whole genome shotgun sequence genome is shown below.
TTCTATTCCAGAACCTGGAGTAAGCAACATATCATCCCAGAGGAAGGAGCAGCCAACATCTTGCACTGGCCTTGCCTGCAAGGACAACAAGCAGGAGGAGAGTGTGCACATCTGTGCAGAGGCTATTGCATCCCTCAGGATCACATCAGAGGATATCATTGGTAATCCTCCTAAAAGCTGATTCAAATAACTTGCTGCAAAACATTTTGTTAAGTCAAGCTAAATCAAGCTCGTATGATGATTGTTGTTTTGGTAAGGTGCAATATGTGGCCAAAAGAAACGATAAAGCGTATATGCACATAATTTCATATACAGATGCACAGCACATATTTTAATCAAACTGCCATATCAAAGTCACATTTCTTATAACCACCACTTATTatgtccatatatatataaggccatataaatattaatatgcagTCCATTAATATTGAAGAGGTATTTCATGAGATTTATTCAAAATTTCAGAATCATTGgaaattatttctattttttcagCAACTAAAATGTACCATCACTTTCCAAATCTATTGCATTAATATGTAATGATCATGACTATAACTTAATCATCCCCGTCTGATCAGCTTGTGCCTTTTTAGAATTGTTTGCCTATGCCTCAGTGAGACAGAAGTATTGGATGTATTGTAAAAGCAGTGAATATAGTGTTAGACTGATCTGAAGTACTGTTGATGCTTTTGAAATTGCACTCAATTCACATTACATAGTTTGAATACTAATTCAGTAGTGAAATAATATTCCTTGGTATATAGttgttatttatgttttgcTGGTGCAGTTGTTTAATCTTTGGACTTTTCAGCACTTATGCAACACAGTGACATGTTGTTCATGTAGTTTATGATATAACAATGTATTATTGATATGATAACCTAAAgtcatttgtaaatgttatGCAGTTAGATgactatgtaaagcactttctACTGAAGTAATTGACTGATGGTGTGCAGTTGATATTTGGGCTATTTGGAATCATTGTATGATTGATTTTATCAAATGGCACAACATTCCAGCCACTGTTTAGTCAATTATATgcacataaatatacacatggTGTTGGGTAGTACAGGATTACATATCAACTAGATTATGTATTCAGGTTGCAAAAATTATGGACTACATATAAACCGGATTATGCATTCAGGTCATGAAAAAGTAATAAGGCAATCAACCGAGAATGCATTAAAAActattaatttacattttgtatacATTACGTAGTCACATTCTatctaataataatcacaattgATTAGAAAAAATAGGTAttgtatgtttacatttttttcacatactaaGCAATTGAAATCATGAAGTATAATGTAGCAAACCGAAATATAATTTTTCTAACATACAATTTAGGCACAACATTTTCATATTTCTGAATGAATATTAATAACCTTGAACTATACCTGCCTAATAACTGATCATAATTAACAAATTATGAAATTGTTGTATTTTTCATAAATCCATCTTTATATATCAGTGCCTGAGTACATTTTCTAAGTAATCTGCCCAACACTACGCATATTCTCATGAACACACAagcatatacatacacacctaagcacacatgcactcatgccaaggtacacacacacacaaacacacacacacacacacacacacacacacacacacacacacacacacacaatcatgtactgtaattatttttttctagtgTGTCCTGTGTGAGAACAGTTGAACAAGAATTGATGTCTGTACAAGTTTTTTTCTTGACATCAGATTTGAATTGAACTGTGTGTCTGATTGTATATAGTTTTAAGGTgcaattgtttttaaatgtctcaAAATGACAGTATTGTATTAGACATAGAGAGGAAATATAAATTAGTATGATATTTTGGGACAAGATCAATCTAATGTTCCATTTTAGTGTTCACTTAATATAGGCTATAGTCGAAATTTATATTCAGTGGGTGTTAAAACAATGAGCTCATGATAAGGTTAGTTATATGAAAGACTTTTTATGTCATGTTTACATTATAACTaatagggtttttttgtttcatttagttCAATTGTATTTATTGCATTTGATATATCACCAAAGTCTGATATATCTTACATGAACATCATTCACAGGTattcagaaatatttatttattgcccaTGAAGGCAGCTGATTTCTCTATGatactgtgtttttttcttttctgattacAAGATGTCCATAAGTATATTAAAGCTATATGATAAGGATTTATCAGCAATGTTCTTACCTCAAATTACttacaaataaatgtttaataaagaaaatagaGCAACTTGGAATTCATTTCCCCTATACTCTCtctcttaaaaaaagaaagaaaagaaaataagccTGTAATTTATTTTAGAAGACCTTTTTGCTGTTGCAATAAATGCCGATTTCCTCCCCTCACTAAAACAGCTAGAAACACCTTATGACACGTAAGACACAGTCCAGCAAAAGTAAAACCTACAGTACAGGCCAACAATTTGGAAGCAATAATCATTATGTGTAAGAAACTTTTTCCAAGAGTGAAAGtacaataatacatttattaacattcaACAAAAGATTTGACTAAATGTCTGCAGCAATAATATATGACtgattcttattttttttctgcagtttgCATTACAGATGCATACAATCAGTTATATTTACTTAGGTTGCAGACCATCAAGGTGTTTTCCTTCAGAACTCGTGGAATATTCCCGTTTGCTCAATTCCTTGCTGAGACTAAAGTGGAAAGTCATCACCTTGTGACCGACCGTAACTCCACATAGCTAGCCTATAAAAGGTCCCCACTACATCACACTTGTCCTATTTCACATCATTGTTTTACCAAGGAGTTAAGGAAGTAGATTCATAAATGCTGAATATAGCACTCTAAACATTTGCTTCTTGCTAATAAGCCCAATATTGTCATCTTTACATCAGCAATGTAAAAGGAGAGTGTGAAGATGTGTTGACATCGGGTGATGGTAATTCTATTATTTTCACAGATTTACAGTTGACTGTGTCATTACAATAGACACGTGGCCTATTGTCTGAGTCAGCATGTGGCAATTTGCAGACTGCAGACAGAGTAACTAATCTTATAACCCTAACGACAATTACATAAACTCATAACTTGTGATTTGTTGAACTATGTTAACTTTCCAAACCTCTTGTATTTCAGGACAAGATGTGCTGTTTGTTCTGCCAAGCCCTGATGGAGTTGGATAATGAACATGATCAATACCTAGATTGCTTGTGGTCTCAACATCTTTAAAAAGCACTTGCTCTAATTGCAGCATAACGCTATTAGGAAATACTCCTAATTCATTGACTCCCTCCAAGTCTACATTGCTTGAGCAAGAAGTGAAGCAAGCATCATATATGCCTGCAGAGCCTGGCAGGAAGTAACAGATGAGCTGTGTCAAGAACAGAATGGGCAGAGTGAGTGTTACCAGAGTGAGTGCTACTATTCTGCCATCAGAGCAGTTTGAATATAATTGTGTAATGCAGGAACACAGCACAGCAACAACAGTGAATAAGTTGTAGACTGGTGTTTAGGCTGCCTTTAAATTACAGCTGAATTTTCCACGAAATATGGCTGAACAAACATCTAAGCAGTTTTACAGTACATCTGTGCAGGTGAGTGACTGGGCTATTCTGTAATGTACCAATTTCATTAATAAGCATTTATGTGCAAAGTTGTGACCTGATGTAGCCGTGTCCATAGGTTTGAGCAGAGTCATGTCTAAagacttatttttttcctttgttattGCCATTATGTTACCCAGATACCTTTATAAAGAACCAATATGATGAGCCAACTAACTGTCTGATATTGTTAGCACTATATTCTGCATGCTAGATGTAGTGCGAGATCAAGCTTGACAATTAGATAAACCATTATCATATCACACATACTATAAAGTGTTGGCTTTAATACTCTGTATATACTTTAAACGATGCCCACAGCAAGAGATGCAACGGGCATAGAGATCCTGCAAACAGCACAGACTGTGACAATTCAAGATCTTTTCCAGGTGTATAATCTGACAgaactctctgtgtgtgtgtgtgtgtgtgtgtgtgtgtctgtgtgtgtgtgtgtgtctttcataGGCTAGTTAATGGAACTGGAAGTGATCGCGGAACAGGAAGTGGGTGATTAGACCTCGTGGGATGGGCCCTCTgctggtgtagtggtgtcattaCCTGAAATTATGTAACTTGTATACTTTTCTAATGCTATAGCAGTGTATCAGTTTAGATCAATCACACAGACATCAGTCATCCAGCCAATCTTGCAACATAGCTAACATTATAATTACCTTGTCAACTATTTGCTAGCAAGATAAACATTTGAGGAACAAAATGCTGACAGTCATCAAAAGAATGTTAATTTTACAGTAAGTAAGGTGTTTGGGGAAATTTGTCACAGTAAAGGTATTGCTATAGGTGTGAAGTAAAACCTAAGTTGACAGGAATCTTCATATTCATAAAAGACTTGAAATAGTTCAAAAACATacttaattaaaacaacaatgTATGTTTAGTTGGTTAATATGGACTACTATACAATGATTTTTCCCAGTATCTTAAAGTGTAAtcttaagggaaaaaaaatcttgtaaTTACAATAATTTCAGTAAACATAGTGTTTTGTGTTCATTGCTGGCAAAAACTTTATTGTAGCTTATATTAAGCTATAAAAATCACTTGTGTACCTCCATAATTTTATATGTAGGTCAGAAAGGACATGGATATGCTTCTGTGTGATTCTGTCAGTACGTGAGAATGTAGAGAATAAAACATACATGAGAACATAGTTTAGAATGTATTAGTATTGTGTAACTTATAGTGTAGACACTAGTTAAGTACATTTCAGTCATATTCCATTCTACCTGAGATTAACtgcttaatattttaaaaagcaaatgaTAAAACAGCTGTTGGATGGATGTTATAAAAtcatgaaaatatgaaaaatacatttttccaaGACATTTTGCATGAACACTTACAAGAAAATATAGAGTTGTTATTGTGTACCCAAATAAGTCCCTCTTCTACGAAGAATTTCAAAAATCTCAGCAATGCACAAAAGCACAGTGATGATGGTGAATACATACATTGCACTGAGGAAGATTGTCTTTTCAAAGTACTCTGGAACCATACACTTGGTGAAGTTAAAGGCCTTGTCCAGTGAGCTGGCATCACACATGAACACGGGTTGAACCAGAAATCCAAAGAGATGGCTCTGCAACCAAAATGCTGCCACCTCCAAGATCATACGTAAAAGTACAGAAATTATATAAAAGACTGTGTTGATGGGGTGCTCAAGAATGTCCTCCTGGTCCATGTTTTTACATGCTGCATAAAGATGGAACACAGCCCCTGGTACAAGGACTGTTGCAAGCTGTAAGGCCCAGAACACCTGTGAGAagtatggggaaaaaaagtaaaattttatatatagatatactttgtaacacacacacacacacacacacacacacacacacacacacacacacacacacacacacacaccacactcacacacacacacacacgtgttaaacatttaaaaaatgtagtgCTGAAGTGTACCTGAGGTGTTATTGGGCGAAACTGGTTGTAACAGAAGACATTTAGTTCCCTCCGGTCAGGGAGACAGCTAAAGTGAAGAGCTTCATTGCCGTAAACTGCGAATCCCAGAACCCCCAGGAAAAACATACGCACTGAGCCAAAAAACAGGGTGTGGAATTGACCAATCACAGTGGGCGGCCGGAGctaatacaaaaacacaaacatcataATACATGGCTGTAATGGCTAAACTGATTTCTCTGTatgtataaatacataaatacatacatatagtttaatatatatatatatatatatatatatatatatatatatatatatatatatatatatatatatagagagagagagagagagagagagagagagagagagagagagagagagagagagaaatatctATTAGGAACACCAGCTAAAAGGGTCCATTAAGACCATTACAGATTCCCTTCCTAAATTgtcataaataatataaaatatataaagacaaaaaaaatgtggaaaaaagaaaacaaacataaacTAAGTTTGGGATTACTTACAAAACCCTCATAGAAGTTCCTTATGTAGTTTAATGACATGATTTTGTCTATGTTCTGTAAGTTCAGATATCCTGTGGAGCTTAGCCTTCATAGCAGACCTGTGGCTTTTGTAGAGATCTAACTAACACCCTGCTGCTCTGGGTGACCTTTCGACTGAGGAAAAAACCCTGCCAGTGCATATTTCCCTTTCATCTTTAGGCATCCACAAAAAGACTGGACATGTGGTCTACACATAATCCCCATTTAACTCTGTCAGCAGAAAAATAATGCCCCTGTGTGATGAGGAAAACAGACAATAAAAAGACAATGTATTATAACAATTTAGGTAAAATTAAAGTCATAATCAATTAACTGCTGAAATGTTAAGTGATTCCTTAATTCTTTAGAAAACAGCAATATTAAAACTAAGCACATTTATACCCCTAAtcactgaaataaaatataaataagattTTATCTTGAAATGAAACGTTAATAAattcattgtttttgtattttttgtatttttttttttttttgttaaaagatAAAGCTAGATTAAGCAAAGCTGTTAATATCATAGCTTCTTAATGCTAAAGTCCATGTTTCAGAGTGAACATACCAGCCCTGGTGGAGAGTTAGATGTCCTTTCCATTCAGCTATAGATTCTTGTAATCCATCAGAGAATTGTTTTTTGATCAAATAAGTGTCCCAGTGTGCTCCTTTTCCCAAATGCACTAAAGTTGCTCAGTAAAAATTCAGGGTTCCATGAAGCATGATCATCTGTGATCTAATATCCAGATGTCCAGGTGATGGTATTGTCTGTTCAGAGCAGAGGCTCATGTTGTGAAAGCATCCCAACCTGAGAGAGGGGCAAATGacactttattaaaagctcttttcACAAGGAGGTTAATGCTGTGTCAGTGAAAATGGCAACAATGGCAGTCCTATAGTGTTTCACACCCACACTAACACATCAGGGTGATCAAATACAGCTATTTAACATATGGAAATTCAAGTATTTCACAGTGttctgttcttttgttttcattattgtattaaaaatgttaagAGGCAGGCCTATTAAAAGGTAGTGATGACAAAGAGATTTCTAAACACACCTTATTTTAATCCATTAGCAAAATTTATGATGATTCATAATGAACACAATTTGAGCGCCATTTATATCATATTTGATACATGAGTTTCTGAGACCTATGCATCGTCAACCTTATCAATGCTTTCCTGAAAAACTTGCTGTATGCAATCTGAAAGGCTACATGTCTTCTGCCCTCTGGTGGATTATCCGGCCATTGCAGGCAGTAGTAGGCCTTTAAAGCCCATATCCAAAATGTCTGCTTTCATGTAACGACTCGCAAGTTTTTCGCAGAGAAGGCTTTGCTAATTTTGAAAAAGTTACGGCAAGAATAACATTGATATTTTTTACTAATGTTTCAATATGAATATTTACTCTATTGAAGCAACATATAATGAGTTAACATTTCGTACCTTATTTTATAGTAAAATTGTGTTGAaaatccatctgtccatcttctacagcttactccttttcagggtcacggagaacctggagcctatcccagggagcattgggcacaaggcggggtacaccctgttcagggtgccaatccatcacagggcaaaatcacacacactcacacacccattcatatactactagacactttagacacgccaatcagcctaccatgcatgtctttggactgggggaggaaaccggagtacccagaggagacccccgcagcacggggagaacatgcaaactccgcacacccagcgggactcgaaccccggatcctggaggtgtgaggcaaatgtgctaaccactaaccgcCCCCCATGTTGAAAATATGTGTATCAAATAGGATACAGCAGGTATATAAGGTAATAAATCACTAAATCGTCATTGTATTGCATTTCATGTTGCAATCTGCCTTATACCTACCACAGTGCCAAATACACAGTTATGTGTATTAGTCAttccttttttgtgtgtattttagaTGGCAAAGTAGTACAGTGATATATACAGGtcttagagcaacatatgcttctaTCAAGATTctatcccatctttacttctgagagactctgcctctctaagatactctttttatatccaatcatgttactgacctgttgccaattaacctaatttgttgcaaaatgttcctccagctgtttccatccttttgtaacttttttggaatttgggGTTGTAAAAAGGTTATaaacaaatttgtttttaacaaaaaaaagaagaagaaccaaaccaactgaaatgtttcaaatgCAATGAACAAGATCTGTTTGTGCTTCTAAAATAAACATTGTTGTGATCAGTAAATTGCCATAAATGCCTGATGTATCAAAAGGATTaaaaaagcatatatatatatatatatatatatatatatatatatatatatatatatatatatatatatatatatatatatatatatatatatatatatctcatagGGTCCAATAAACACTTCaatcaaaaaaaagaagaattttcTGGCTATTATTTGATGTGTCAGGCTTCACAGGGTTAATTATATTGTTTGGGTTTCTGAATGATTATTAGTAATAGCTGAGGAAAAGAATCTTGTTGTGTGATCTGACTGCAGACAATGTTTTTAGGGGGTATTTTTAAAAGCTACattaactgtaataataataatgtgtgaaACAAAAAAGCTACCTAACCTATAAGTGTTAGCATTGTGtccagaatgaaaaaaaaaaaacaacgttggTCCTGTCCACAATGAGTGATTTTATTGGAATTCATACAGAtagaaaaacccaaacaaaacaaacaaacaaacaaacaaataaaaaaaaaacaatgcaaccCCTCACACTAACCATGTACCTTCATTACTTTTCATATGGCTTACCTTGTATGAAACTTTTTAATCATGATACAATCATGTTGACTTTGGTAACTTtatattacatcataaccaataGGCCCATTAATACAGTACTGCAATTTCATAATTAATCAATCAGTTTGTTCAGAAAATATTGCTCAGTGTGCTAATAGATGATGTTCCCATTTCATAGTACTTATTAACAAACAAGTTTATGCAGTACAATGAATTTAAATGAAGCCAAATCCTTCATTGTTAGAGTGCCCTAACTCTTGGGTGTACCAGACTGGGTTTGAATAGCGTCCTACCAGATTATTTTGAGGTCTGCCCATCACAGCTGCTGTTTTTGCTTGGGCAGGCACTCGGCGCCTTTCTTCACTCTTCTTCTGTCTACttttctgctgctgctggtgaGTACTGTTGGAATTCTCTTCTGAACTCAAGACACCAAATAACACCACTTGctatatatatttcacaaatGAATGACTTTTTCCAGTCATCTGTCATTATAGTATAGATTGTTTTACCACTCTGTCACGCATGAAGAATGTGAAACCCATGTCATAGTTTAGAAGTGCATGCTGTGTTTGTCTAAGAATGTGCTATAAAGAGATAAGATTCATGTAAAACTACAAGCAGTTGCAGTGTGTAATTTAAAAGGTAATGTGTGCCAATAGTCTGGGCAGTCTGAAAagcaaaatataatattaatttttaaagatTACAGATAAGGTTTTGGTCTAAACAGTagatcaaataataaaataaaagcaaaacataTCAAGGATATGATCATTGATGCAGAAAGAAATATgcttaacaataataaataagttgACCATATTAAGAAGAGCCTAAAATAGACAGCTGGCCTAGAACAGGTGCCATGTGCCATGTGCTATGCTTGTGACGCCAGGGGGTGATCAGCTTGGACAGGGGCTAAATTTAACCAAATGAGCAATGAAAATAAGCAGCGTAACTCCAGGGGTAAACAACCTCAAAGTTTAGAACTGTCACCTATATGTCTTTTAAACCTTTATGACCTTTTAAACAATGTTTCTCACATGCACAAAAGCCAATTAGTAATACTAGAAAGCATCCATCATACTAACTTCTGTTACTTCACCTTATTTACCTCATAGGTTAAGGAAACTTATATTTAAAGTATATCTCAAAAGCTTCGCTTTAGGTGTCAGTGATAAGAATAAGGATTCATAGGAATTTCACTGAGTCACCCTAATCAAatccaatgaaaaaaaaaattggtacaGTCTTAGTATATGCAGAATTTGCCATTTGCAACAGACACACAAGATGTTATCTCTTATGAGCTGCTGTTTCTTTTAACCGAATACAGattgatgtaatgatgtaatgatcAATGTAACACAACTGTCACATCTGAATCCACATCCCTTCCAGGAGCCATCTTAACTCCATCTGGATCCAGTCCAGATATTAGTTTCCACGCACCTGATTACTGACAGTACCTGTTATCTATTTTCCTCAGGGTTTGCCATTTCCTGCATTTCGAAACactgttttctttgtttgttgttaCAGGTTTGACGCTTGTTTCTTCCCTTTTTGATTTTACTTTTCCTTCATTGCTCTTTTGCATGAGTGACTGACCCCTCTGCTTTGAGACAAGAATGCTCAAGTTTAAGTAACCTTTTCTTGTCTTCCAGTGACTATAAGAATGGAGAACTGTAGCCAGCCTGCAGAGGTACAGACCCTTAACAGCATCCCCACTGTGGATGTTGCCCCTGACCTTACTGAGGACCTGAATAAGCAATTAGAGGACATCATCAGTTTTTATCAGGCAGCTGAGAAGCCAGCTGAGAATGAGGAGCTGGAGGAAGAGGCAGTCACAGACATAAAAGACTCTGGAAAGGCCAAGGACCCCAGGCTAGAAAAGAAAATGCTGAAAGGCCTTGGTGAGGCACTTTTCCTTGTTGAACATTACATGAATGGCACAGTGGCCCAGAGTTATCACCCCAAAGAACAAGTCATGATTTTTTGTTAtagtaatgtttaatgttgtggaacatctaaGAAACAAGTTATTTACTATAATCACATATGTTATAGCACATACAAACAGTCATTTCCTTACCAGTGtccattttttctctctcttgaagttaataagacaaaaaaaaaaaaagcaacttgCCATggtactgagaaaccacaaaacccTTCACCTTCTTTTACCGCTTTACTTTCTGACTTTTCTGTTACTGAAACTAGAGTGCTGAAACTAGCGACTCCTTACAAATGCATAATAAAAGTTCCCTCACAGAAAATGTCATCATATGAACAATTacaagctgaaaaaaaaagcagtttatGTAGCGCATCCACCGTATAAGtacctgtgtaagttgttattaTAGAATTATAACAGAAAACGTTTACTCAAGGTTTATATAAACCTTGCAGGTGGAACTACTGTCATAGCCGtactgttagagaaaattaatccaCTTCTTCTGATtacagaattcaacagcgctgtgataTCAAATTAAATATACCATCTATGTCACAACAGGGAAGGAGGCCATGCTTCTCATGCAAAGCCTGAACAAGCTTGGTAATCCTGAGCAAAAACTGGAAGCTCTTATAAAGAAGCATGCACAGCTGGTGAGCACAGACACCTATAACCCATGCTGCAGGATGTGCATTTTGTGTTCCTGTGATTTTAAGTCATATCAACTATGGTCTTGGGGCAGTCATAAATAAACCCGGTGTGTGCTGTCCACAGCTGGAAGAGTACCGCTCAGATCAGAAGCAGTTAAAGATGCTACAGAAGAAATTGCTGCAGGTGATGAAGGAGAAAGATCAGCTTCAGAGTGAGCACAGTAGAGCAGTGCTGGCCCGGAGTAAACTTGAGGGTCTTTGCAGAGAGCTGCAGAGACATAACAAGACACTTAAGGTGTGACTGTCTAAAAACCTCATTAAGACTTTTGTACAATTGTGGGTTTTCAATGTGAGTGTGCAGAAGAAATGATGCATATTTACCTGAGCCCCTTTGTCAGGAGGAGACACTTCAGCGATGCCGTGAGGATGACCTGAAGAGGAAGGAGATCACTACTCACTTTCAAAACACACTTACAGACATCCAGGCCCAGATCGAGGAGCACAGCAACCGCAACAACAAACTGTGCCAGGAGAACAGCGACCTGGCTGAGAAACTCAAAGGCCTCATTGCCAAATATGACCAGCGAGAGGCGGTATGTCACGTTACAGCAATGTGAAAGTTGCTGTTGGACTAAATGCATCAGTGTTAGATACAAGGAACCTTATTTGAACCTAGTCATGTATTTAACAGGATGGGGATTCTTCACAATGGGAAGCAAACACTGATGGCTGGTGCTTATATTTGATGGGAGAGATAAAATCTTAAAGGCAGCTGCATTCTGGTTTTATGATTCATGATTTGGGACGTGCAAGTCCATATGCTCTCATCAAATACCaaacattgtaaaaaaaaaaaaaaaaaaaaaaaaaaaaaaaaaaaaaaaaaaaattcaaaaccaGGAAACATGGACACTTGTGTCAGCAGCCCCTTTGTCatttcttcataccattctgtatattttatgaccattggtggtgctgttgcaccTTTTTCCACAATAATCTGAACAAAACATTCATCAGCCATAAAACATTTGATAACAACACATCTGATTCGGATGCTAAAAATTAAGCCCTATATTGACGTTTGTCATCTCTGAAAGacctgggggtggggggtgggggtgggggggggacacaCTGTGTACAGATCATTGTGTAGGTCACAACAGAAGAATACCAGAGGTGCTGTATTACAATGCTGCTTTGCATTAATGACactgtgttctttctttctttcttttttttttaaaaaaaattgtactggTACTGATATTTGACATGCTTCCTCTTGTACTTTCAACATCTCATTCACTGTTC
Proteins encoded:
- the LOC108269676 gene encoding gap junction epsilon-1 protein; the encoded protein is MERTSNSPPGLLRPPTVIGQFHTLFFGSVRMFFLGVLGFAVYGNEALHFSCLPDRRELNVFCYNQFRPITPQVFWALQLATVLVPGAVFHLYAACKNMDQEDILEHPINTVFYIISVLLRMILEVAAFWLQSHLFGFLVQPVFMCDASSLDKAFNFTKCMVPEYFEKTIFLSAMYVFTIITVLLCIAEIFEILRRRGTYLGTQ